Proteins encoded within one genomic window of Neodiprion fabricii isolate iyNeoFabr1 chromosome 6, iyNeoFabr1.1, whole genome shotgun sequence:
- the LOC124184771 gene encoding sarcoplasmic reticulum histidine-rich calcium-binding protein-like, whose protein sequence is MVVYRTMMWCFFAILGCVAAMPSNLESVSVSRTNLADMEASASGYSYQQHHGAPVSYVHFNNHATGNFHNAPTPVVSYIASAPEPAPVAYRAPETILKFRPASHQYAQNAPDNYKLGLPTGYILPLLPKQKEPLAPYFVPVKVDQVPRKIEIADDEKADDDDENDEEHHHDDEDDDDDDEEEYDPSFGHGFIEPAKISGSDYESGSGAEHSAKKHSTHGEKGEKGYKNYQDFDNNEKGEHESENHKGQYSADGGRKKSHSSTSGHYAGHEEGSKGEGGLSYGTEASHKKGHKTSGFHNVYHKDEYKKDTDFYDDAHKSGHFEKQGAFGEHHVSTESGFKKGGHHDSAYAQNDAAKDGGFDKGHDYKEDQGHSNAKGHQGYHENYADYAAKDAANSGKKHGYAKEHHEPSRYTS, encoded by the exons ATGGTGGTGTACCGAACGATGATGTGGTGTTTCTTCGCCATCCTCGGATGCGTTGCCGCGATGCCGTCTAACCTGGAGAGCGTGTCAGTTTCGCGGACGAATCTTGCCGACATGGAGGCTTCAGCCAGCGGATACTCATATCAGCAACACCACGGCGCCCCCGTCTCATACGTTCATTTCAACAACCACGCGACCGGAAATTTCCACAACGCCCCAACCCCGGTGGTTAGCTACATCGCCTCTGCACCCGAACCGGCTCCCGTGGCTTACAGGGCACCAGAGACCATCTTGAAATTTAGACCAGCCTCGCATCAGTACGCTCAAAACGCGCCAGACAACTACAAGCTTGGTTTGCCCACTGGATACATCCTACCGCTGTTACCGAAGCAGAAAGAACCGCTGGCGCCTTACTTTGTGCCTGTGAAGGTTGACCAGGTTCCTAGGAAGATTGAAATCGCTGATGACGAAAAGgcggatgatgatgatgagaaCGATGAGGAGCATCACCACGACGATGaagacgatgacgacgacgatgaagAGGAATACGATCCTTCTTTCGGGCACGGCTTCATCGAGCCAGCCAAGATCAGCGGGTCTGACTACGAGTCCGGAAGCGGTGCGGAGCATAGTGCAAAGAAGCATTCTACTCACGGAGAGAAGGGAGAGAAGGGGTACAAAAATTATCAGGACTTTGATAACAACGAGAAGGGTGAACATGAGAGCGAGAATCACAAGG GTCAGTACAGCGCCGACGGTGGGCGTAAAAAATCCCACAGCAGCACCAGCGGCCACTACGCCGGACACGAGGAAGGATCAAAGGGTGAGGGTGGTTTAAGCTACGGGACGGAGGCCTCTCATAAGAAGGGGCACAAGACAAGTGGCTTCCACAACGTTTATCATAAGGACGAGTACAAGAAGGACACCGACTTTTATGACGACGCCCATAAAAGTGGCCACTTCGAAAAACAGGGTGCATTCGGGGAACACCACGTGTCCACCGAGAGCGGTTTCAAGAAGGGAGGCCATCACGACTCTGCATATGCTCAAAATGATGCCGCGAAGGATGGTGGGTTTGACAAGGGTCACGACTACAAAGAGGACCAGGGTCACAGCAACGCCAAGGGCCACCAGGGCTACCATGAAAATTATGCTGATTACGCCGCGAAGGATGCAGCCAATTCGGGCAAAAAGCATGGCTATGCAAAGGAACATCATGAACCCAGCAGATACACCTCGTGA
- the LOC124184770 gene encoding protein starmaker-like yields the protein MRTTYPFILIQAVAVFFTETKSDSVFSVNIIKRLVQDLQTSPSGYSFSHHSDSHHPGGYNTNVKHGTTKMSRRIGIKSATKMKRAEPSSPGGSVNQGMTRSYQLAGSYGFVISHGFDIGENDDAPTAGDSHYGASNAESIAVLQLNKEDSNDPIINPNVKAQEAGGDSEKEIYGSYSDYDKLFDHDKNSPSVNLQQYYGSDLQDRRKEKYAEQDRYGESNNGGDKGAHVETEKYIELEDFSDRGRGDQLDDGNVEKYFPSERVELYKGYGENESHNKYSEPLKKKSQLVAADESNYGEPYRSIDWTQYNIDPKFEFADDFLANDFFKEYNEFFYGSHGDSGHDHDFHFDHEDHGDHGFEDDIGHHFEGGHSAEDFFDHSNFGGDYYEKGAGEKNSNFGNKSGSKKSTKETGYHNILHKDEFNKDHTFYSNADQDGHFDNEKDYHGHHSLHDKNHENADHRDSRSHGDYHGKGHDEDKGHYIDDDVSHHVEYDHASFFGDKSEYNDAGDDEYGIEHEDKHEY from the exons ATGCGAACAACGTATCCGTTCATACTCATTCAGGCAGTCGCTGTATTTTTCACTGAGACCAAGTCCGACTCGGTTTTCTCGGTGAATATTATTAAGAGGCTTGTCCAGGATCTTCAAACTTCGCCGTCTGGATACAGCTTCAGTCACCATAGCGACAGTCATCATCCTGGGGGATACAACACGAATGTCAAACATGGCACAACGAAGATGTCTCGGCGAATCGGGATAAAGAGTGCGACAAAAATGAAGAGAGCTGAGCCCAGTTCTCCCGGAGGTTCCGTGAACCAGGGCATGACTCGAAGTTATCAGCTCGCCGGAAGTTATGGATTCGTGATATCCCACGGATTTGATATCGGGGAAAACGACGACGCCCCCACAGCCGGCGATTCACATTACG GAGCGAGTAATGCTGAAAGTATTGCGGTTTTGCAGCTGAACAAAGAGGACTCTAATGACCCGATTATTAACCCTAACGTAAAAGCTCAGGAAGCCGGGGGCGACtccgaaaaagaaatatacggATCGTACTCGGATTATGACAAGCTTTTCGATCACGACAAAAACTCACCATCCGTCAATCTGCAGCAATATTACGGATCGGATCTCCAGgatagaagaaaagaaaaatacgctGAGCAGGATAGATACGGTGAATCTAATAACGGCGGGGACAAGGGGGCACATGTTGaaaccgaaaaatatattgaattgGAAGATTTCAGTGACAGGGGGCGAGGTGACCAACTCGATgatggaaatgtagaaaaatattttcccagCGAGAGAGTGGAATTGTATAAAGGATACGGCGAGAATGAGAGTCACAACAAATATAGCGAgcctttgaaaaaaaaatctcagctCGTCGCGGCTGACGAAAGTAATTACGGCGAACCGTACAGGTCCATCGATTGGACCCAGTATAATATAGATCCGAAATTCGAATTTGCAGATGACTTTTTagcaaatgattttttcaaagaatacaatgaatttttttacggcaGTCATGGCGATTCCGGGCATGATCATGATTTTCACTTCGATCACGAAGATCACGGCGATCACGGCTTCGAGGATGACATTGGCCACCATTTCGAAGGCGGCCACAGCGCGGAGGATTTCTTCGACCATTCGAACTTTGGCGGAGATTATTACGAAAAGGGAGCTGGTGAAAAGAACAGTAACTTCGGGAACAAGAGTGGTAGCAAAAAGAGCACAAAAGAAACGGGGTATCATAACATACTGCACAAAGACGAATTTAACAAAGATCACACATTCTACTCAAACGCGGACCAGGATGGTCACTTCGATAACGAAAAGGATTACCATGGGCATCATTCCCTGCACGACAAGAATCACGAAAATGCCGATCATCGGGACTCTCGTTCGCACGGTGACTATCACGGAAAGGGTCACGACGAAGACAAGGGGCACTACATCGATGACGATGTTTCTCATCACGTCGAATATGATCACGCGTCCTTTTTCGGCGATAAATCTGAGTACAACGATGCTGGGGACGATGAATATGGCATCGAGCACGAAGATAAGCATGAGTATTGA
- the LOC124184792 gene encoding glycine-rich cell wall structural protein-like: protein MKLLASVALVCISSFTVSAKEPVLTADDSDKNLVVSGSGLEDLETSATGYIFRRNGNGQGQLFNSGGLSSGISGGYNYGSPLQGIGSLGGGNFGGSGGLGQFSGGSGINFPSKYSIGNFGGGDIGSNNIASMNGYSGNIGGGGFDETGLGIGGLGYGGGAAGSLGLGYGISKNGIGLAGLGGGLGDGLQGLGGLGGGLIQAGGLQGGLGYGRIGVGAGLAHGQYIPITGSLGGLGHGGIGGAASAGAYNNGGGAEFQAAEAAAAGEKGSKGYKVSEGFDKGEKGKIDEEKQAGAYSSAGGAKKGEAEEEKKYAESNAAAKGEKGETFHKSGGHKKGHKTSGFHNVYHKDEFKKDTSFYDSDHASGQKETYGSENAHHDAAKGEYEKAEKVDAAHHEDNQAKKGSFTNGHQYGAVQGHDREAGEKEHFDNEIEYAKKDGHKGEKKYGQSSDDYVKKIY, encoded by the exons atgaaattgcTCGCAAGTGTCGCGTTAGTGTGCATCTCAAGTTTTACCGTCAGTGCCAAAGAGCCAGTTTTAACGGCAGATGACAGCGACAAAAATCTCGTGGTCTCCGGCTCCGGATTGGAAGATCTCGAGACGTCAGCGACCGGATACATATTCAGGCGAAACGGGAACGGTCAAGGCCAACTTTTCAACTCCGGAGGGCTGAGTTCCGGTATTTCCGGTGGCTACAACTACGGCTCGCCTTTGCAGGGCATAGGGTCACTCGGAGGTGGAAATTTTGGGGGTTCCGGGGGACTTGGACAATTTTCCGGCGGCTCAGGAATTAATTTTCCATCTAAATACAGTATTGGAAACTTTGGTGGTG GTGATATCGGATCCAACAATATTGCCTCCATGAACGGCTACAGCGGAAATATCGGTGGGGGCGGCTTTGACGAGACTGGGCTGGGAATCGGCGGACTTGGTTATGGCGGGGGCGCAGCTGGCAGTCTGGGGCTTGGTTACGGGATTTCAAAAAACGGTATTGGCCTAGCTGGACTCGGGGGCGGACTGGGCGATGGGCTTCAGGGGCTGGGGGGTTTGGGGGGTGGGCTGATTCAGGCAGGGGGATTGCAGGGGGGCCTGGGGTACGGCAGAATCGGCGTAGGGGCTGGTCTAGCTCATGGTCAGTACATTCCAATAACGGGATCTCTTGGGGGATTGGGACACGGAGGCATTGGTGGAGCCGCTAGCGCAGGGGCGTACAACAACGGGGGTGGTGCCGAATTCCAGGCGGCTGAAGCGGCCGCCGCTGGCGAGAAGGGCTCCAAGGGCTACAAGGTCTCCGAGGGGTTCGACAAGGGCGAGAAGGGGAAGATAGACGAGGAGAAGCAAGCGGGCGCGTACAGCAGCGCCGGTGGAGCGAAAAAAGGTGAAGCCGAAGAGGAGAAGAAGTACGCCGAGTCGAACGCCGCCGCCAAGGGCGAGAAGGGAGAGACCTTCCACAAGAGCGGGGGACACAAAAAGGGGCACAAGACGTCCGGCTTCCACAACGTTTACCACAAGGACGAGTTCAAGAAGGACACGTCCTTCTATGACTCCGATCACGCCAGCGGCCAAAAGGAGACGTACGGATCAGAAAACGCGCATCACGACGCCGCCAAGGGTGAGTACGAGAAGGCCGAAAAGGTTGACGCTGCTCACCACGAGGACAACCAGGCGAAGAAGGGATCGTTCACAAACGGACATCAGTACGGCGCTGTTCAAGGCCACGATCGAGAAGCAGGAGAGAAGGAGCACTTTGATAACGAGATTGAATACGCCAAGAAGGACGGTCACAAGGGGGAGAAGAAGTATGGACAATCATCGGATGACTATGTCAAGAAGATCTATTAA
- the LOC124184642 gene encoding histidine-rich glycoprotein-like, protein MFSPNSTSMARGFGLKSCLALAVLCAVISASSARDVREKRDLVAAASHHGHHHESGGGHKHHSDHHEEHGEKGDKGYKKHHHHHEGDHGHHGKEHHAGHHEEHGGHKKGHHHEDGHHGHHHEHGHGHKGHKFGEKKGHKKGEKSHGYHKKAHKDEYHKEHKFYDDHHKGGHHEKHGHHHGHHGSKEGHHKKGGHHHSGYHDDHHGKKGHHDKGHYDHDHKGWHGKHGHDHHHSHHEDYGKKGGHHEGKKHGYSHGHH, encoded by the coding sequence ATGTTCAGTCCCAATAGCACAAGCATGGCCAGGGGGTTCGGATTAAAGTCCTGCCTGGCATTGGCGGTGCTCTGCGCTGTGATATCAGCTTCTTCTGCCCGTGATGTGAGGGAGAAGAGGGATCTCGTGGCCGCCGCATCGCACCATGGCCATCACCACGAGTCCGGCGGAGGCCACAAACATCACTCCGATCACCACGAGGAGCACGGCGAGAAGGGTGACAAGGGTTACAAGaagcaccaccaccaccacgaAGGCGACCATGGTCATCATGGCAAAGAGCATCACGCTGGACACCACGAGGAGCACGGCGGCCATAAGAAGGGGCACCACCACGAAGATGGCCACCACGGCCATCACCATGAGCACGGACACGGCCACAAAGGGCACAAATTCGGAGAGAAGAAGGGACACAAAAAGGGCGAGAAGAGCCATGGTTACCACAAGAAGGCCCACAAGGACGAGTACCACAAGGAACACAAGTTCTACGATGACCACCACAAGGGTGGACATCATGAAAAGCACGGACACCACCACGGGCACCATGGATCCAAGGAAGGACACCACAAGAAGGGAGGCCACCACCACTCCGGCTACCACGACGATCACCATGGCAAGAAGGGACACCACGACAAGGGGCACTACGACCATGACCACAAAGGCTGGCATGGAAAACACGGACACGATCACCACCACTCGCATCACGAAGACTACGGAAAGAAGGGCGGACACCACGAAGGCAAGAAGCACGGTTACTCCCACGGACATCATTGA